The window AGCGCGGAGACTGCTGCAGACCCTGCCTGGCAAGTTATTCAGTTGTCCAGCAGTGATCATGACATGCCAACCAACTGAAGAACTTCACCCAGGATCTCGAGGTAACCGACCCTCAAAGAAGATGCAGAAAATCTTGTATATCGGAATCCAATGTTTCTAAATTTTCTTGAATTTTTTCGTGGCCACCAATGAAAATAAGGTCAATCAGGTCAACGCTAGGTAAGTGCCTCATGTTCACGTCACCATGAATTTAAATGAAAATAACTTGATCACACCCCTCCATTAGCATATGTAATTAACCAAGGCCCAACAAATTTGATAAACATgagtttcttttattttcttttaaaTCAGAGGAAATTCCAAATTTAAACTGGGGAGACTTGATTGAGCAGAGAGGTGTGAGGGAAAAACCTATGACAAAAAATACTCTTTTTATATAAGGCCATTCCAATGTTTCTTTTGCAGTGTGCTGAACTGATGGCCGGAAAGGCACATATTCCTCGTCTGACAATGATCCGTACTGCATCAAAGTTGTCTACCTATTCAATGGCCATCATGGATGGCAAACGGGTGAGTTCCAGAAATATTTTCTCTTAGGGTTAAAAGAATGCAATAGATCAACAGCGAAATATAATTAATTGTTCTCATATGCTAGCAGTACTATTACCACAATCACTCCAAAAGATAATAATGCCTATCACAATCTGCTGTTAAGGTTTACTTATTTTAGCTTCCCCTCCACAATAATTCCATATTATTTTCCTTCTTTTGCTCCATATAGTGTGAGTAAATTAATGTTGAACATTGGAACCTGGGGGCATTCTTTTTTGTTATCAGTTTTTTTTTTAATCTTCTGACATAGAGAAAACATGAGTATGTTCAATTCATCATTGTCCTCGAGACATATTATATTATCGTGACTTATTTTCTTGCGCAGAATCGGATCACAAAAGAGGATCTCTGTGATCATGCATGGGAATATCGTTTCACTATTGTAAGTTTTCTCAATTTGTCATCCTTTTGCATGTTTTGAGGTATGAGTTTATACATGACTACACATCTTAATGCTAGTGGCTGCTAAGCCTACCGCATAACTGACTTGCTAGTTTTGAGTTCAACTGGTTGTGGTCAACCATGCCGAGAGGAATGCTGGGATTATGAGAACTTTCTGCATCTCTCTAGTTTCTTCGGGTGTCTTAGCTTCCAACCGCACCGAGGAAGATTGAGGCATATATCTTCATGGTGGTAATTAAAGTTAAGTATATGAAATGTGGCAAAAATATATCATGGTGTTAATTGGATGCCCGAGGATCTGCTGGATGCAGTTATATGCAGTGTAAAATCCATAATAACTCCCGACATATCTTAGACCCTCCGCCCCTATACCGTTTTCCAATAAAGAATTGATAGTGCACTTTTCAAATGAAATATATGGAGTATGGTTGCTTGACTAATGGGGGAAAGTCATGATATATTTTTCTTTTACTATCACAGGCAACACCAGAGTTGCTTGACTAATGGGGGAAAGTCATGATATATTTTACTTTTACTATCACAGGCAGCACCAGAGTACTGGAGGAATCTCGATCCGTCCTGGAAGCGCACTGGTCCACCCATGCGACGATACTTCCACCATGATGGTTACCACAGTGCAGATCCTCATGACGCTGTCTGGGGTGGCCATGAGTGTGAGTACACGATCATAACAAGCTTTGTCGGTGATGGAAGAATCAGAGATCATTATGTGAGGATCAACCGGTGGCCACCGATGAAAGTATCGAGAAAGGAAGATTGGAGCTGGGAGCTATCCAACCACCTCTACCGCTACAACAGCATCCCTGATGCTGAAAAGGAAGGATGTACAGGTCCGCTCTTCCCGGTTTGGTGAGTTCACTTCTATGGTAGGAGATCAGTCCGTCTGCGGTGTGATCCTACATCTTCTGGTCGTCGAAATCAAGCCTTGATCTTCCATCTCGTTGAATGTTGCAGCAGGAGACTTTGTTTTGCAGCAATTAATGAGCTATGAACTTTTGTGGATATAtttagggggtgtttggttccaGGGATTTTTTTGTGTTGGGAAGTCCCTAGCAAACCAAACAGGGTGAGACTTTTTTGGGACTTTTTGCTAAAAGTCCTTAGAAGCACCTCCTTAAAAGTCTTTTTCAAAAAGTCCTAGGAACTAGAAAAAGTCATAGGACTAGAGAACCAAACACCACCTTAGTTCTTTTAGAGAGAATGGATAACTTAGCTAAGCTCAGGTGTGTGAGCTAGTAATATGTATGGTAGTACAGTAGTTGCAGCTagcctatgatgatactatgtGTTCGTCTCGGTAGTTTGGTCTTTTGTCACGTAGAATGTGATCTGTAAAGTACCCTGAACTACTAGAAATGGTATGGTGTGTGTAAACCTTCTTTGATGTGTACCTTATGTAATGAATGCTATGTGTGCTATGATATACATGCGGTTGGTAGCTCGCTGCTGAAGGTCCGTCAAAGGGACTCTGTGGCTAACAGTAGCCTCCCCCGTCCCCGCGCCGCGTGCTACTCCGGCCGCGGCGGCCAGCTCCTCGACGCTGGGCAGCGCCGCCCCTCCAGCCCTCATGGGGCACTCCAGCCGCAGCCGCTCGCGCTCCCCATCCTGTTCGGTGGACAGCGCGGGTTGCGGACAGCCTGCGTCCGTGCCGTGCACGGCCAGATCCGCCGGTCCGTCCGGGGCTTTGGTCCCCCAGCTGCTCCAGGCCGCCGCGTCAACGGTTGACCCTACTTCTCCGCCGCGTTTGCTGCTCCGGGGCGAGCACTCCCGCCCGGCCGCAGGGCCTTCCACGCCGGGTTCTGCTGCGATTCCCTTTTTGGGGAACGGTCGTCTTAAATTCATCGTGGTAGTGCCTTCTCCCACCTCGCAGCATTCCTCTTCGGGCAATGACGACGGATGGACGGCGGTCAGATCATGTAAAGACTGGCGCGCGGTGAGATCCCCGCCGGTCCGTAGCGGCCACCCCCCGCGTCGCCCGGGCCGGCGCCccgccttcaatgctgacccggGGCGCAGGGCCTTCTTAAACCGCTTTAAGAGCCTCTGCCTCCGGTGCCTCAACCCTCATCACCTCCGCATCGACAATAGAGATCCCCTGCACTGCATCAAGTGCAAACTGCCAGGCCATTTCGCCAAGGAGTGCTCTTCGATCCCCCGCaaccggcgcggcg is drawn from Aegilops tauschii subsp. strangulata cultivar AL8/78 chromosome 1, Aet v6.0, whole genome shotgun sequence and contains these coding sequences:
- the LOC109750848 gene encoding uncharacterized protein — encoded protein: MAEAEEWERRKRGRRRRWRRGRRESDGSDPVEVLGQEVMGLVVELLDARSVARCTAVSRAWFGVAADNRLWAPKCAELMAGKAHIPRLTMIRTASKLSTYSMAIMDGKRNRITKEDLCDHAWEYRFTIAAPEYWRNLDPSWKRTGPPMRRYFHHDGYHSADPHDAVWGGHECEYTIITSFVGDGRIRDHYVRINRWPPMKVSRKEDWSWELSNHLYRYNSIPDAEKEGCTGPLFPVW